One genomic segment of Sminthopsis crassicaudata isolate SCR6 chromosome 2, ASM4859323v1, whole genome shotgun sequence includes these proteins:
- the EFCAB9 gene encoding EF-hand calcium-binding domain-containing protein 9 isoform X1 — translation MKVKQGSFLWYLYLDKIYCLLSVRNVKAVSEYFHVLDVHKKHTLNDVVFYHFLHHVTDLSKNQIMIVFDMLDWDATGEIGFDEFYMLICVLLSHENHLEERFIYRHSRPVFELLDREGALRVRLRQFEAFQFLFNIRRQEMKQIFKNFDVTDDERLNYKEFKLFTIFCLDKHQEREKLERSKHLLMKQKTVFERWREEHRAKK, via the exons ATGAAAGTGAAACAAGGATCATTTCTATGGTATCTCTacttagataaaatatattgtttactaTCTGTGAGAAATGTCAAGGCAGTGTCAGAATATTTCCATGTTCTGGATGTGCACAAAAAGCACACTCTGAATG atgtagtcttctatcattttcttcatcatgtGACTGACTTGAGCAAGAACCAAATTATGATAGTGTTTGACATGCTGGATTGGGATGCCACAGGAGAGATCGGCTTTGATGAATTCTACATGCTCATTTGTGTTTTACTGTCACACGAG AATCACTTGGAAGAGCGGTTTATTTATCGACATTCTCGGCCTGTATTTGAGCTGCTTGACAGAGAAGGGGCACTCAGAGTTAGGTTAAGGCAGTTCGAAGCTTTCCAGTTCCTCTTCAATATCAGGAGGCAGGAAATGAAACAGATCTTCAAGAACTTTGATGTTACAGATGATGAA CGTCTTAATTACAAAGAGTTCAAGTTGTTTACTATCTTCTGCCTTGACAAACATCAGGAGAGGGAGAAATTGGAGAGAAGTAAACATCTGCTCATGAAACAGAAAACTGTCTTTGAAAGGTGGAGAGAGGAACACAGAGccaagaaatga
- the EFCAB9 gene encoding EF-hand calcium-binding domain-containing protein 9 isoform X2 → MKVKQGSFLWYLYLDKIYCLLSVRNVKAVSEYFHVLDVHKKHTLNDVVFYHFLHHVTDLSKNQIMIVFDMLDWDATGEIGFDEFYMLICVLLSHENHLEERFIYRHSRPVFELLDREGALRVRLRQFEAFQFLFNIRRQEMKQIFKNFDVTDDEVY, encoded by the exons ATGAAAGTGAAACAAGGATCATTTCTATGGTATCTCTacttagataaaatatattgtttactaTCTGTGAGAAATGTCAAGGCAGTGTCAGAATATTTCCATGTTCTGGATGTGCACAAAAAGCACACTCTGAATG atgtagtcttctatcattttcttcatcatgtGACTGACTTGAGCAAGAACCAAATTATGATAGTGTTTGACATGCTGGATTGGGATGCCACAGGAGAGATCGGCTTTGATGAATTCTACATGCTCATTTGTGTTTTACTGTCACACGAG AATCACTTGGAAGAGCGGTTTATTTATCGACATTCTCGGCCTGTATTTGAGCTGCTTGACAGAGAAGGGGCACTCAGAGTTAGGTTAAGGCAGTTCGAAGCTTTCCAGTTCCTCTTCAATATCAGGAGGCAGGAAATGAAACAGATCTTCAAGAACTTTGATGTTACAGATGATGAA